CGCCTCCCGCGCCCTGCCCTGGTGCTCGTGGGGGACGGGACCGCCCAGCTGCTCGTGCGCCGGGAGACCCTGGAGGACGTCGTCGCGCTCGACATCCCCCTGGGCTCGTGAGCACGGGTCCTACACTATGGACGTGCCAGCCACAGACGGAGTTGACGACAGCACGCCCAAGACCCTGACGGTCGGCCTGCTCGGATGCGGGATCGTGGGTTCGGGGGTCGTCCGCCTGCTGCGGGAGCACGCCGACGAGATCGCGGGCCGCATCGGCGCCCGCCTCGAGGTGGGGCCGGTCGCGGTGCGCACCCTGTCCCGCGACCGTGCGGTCGAGGGTCTGGCGCTCACGGCTGACCCGCACGCGGTGACCACGGACCCCTCCGTGGACATCGTCGTCGAGGTCATGGGCGGCATCGAGCCCACCAGGGGGCTGATCGCCGAGGCACTCGAGGCCGGCAAGAGCGTCGTCACCGCGAACAAGGAGCTGATCGCCACCCTCGGCGCGGACCTCTTCGCGCTGGCCGGTACGAGGGGCGTCCGGCTGGAGTACGAGGCGGCGGTGGCCGGTGGCATCCCCATCATCAGGCCCCTGCGGGAGTCCCTGGCAGGCGACCGGGTTCGCAAGGTGCTCGGCATCCTGAATGGCACCACCAACTACATCCTCACCAAGATGACCGAGGAGGGCTCATCCTTCGCCGACGCGCTCGGCGAGGCCCAACGGCTCGGGTACGCCGAACGCGACCCGACCGCGGACATCGAGGGCTTCGACGCCGCAGCCAAGACCGCGATCCTGGCGTCGCTGGCCTTCGACGCCAAGGTGGTGGCCGGGGACGTCTACCGCGAGGGCATCACCGCGGTCACCGCCACCGACATCGCGCACGCCCGGCGCATGGGGTACGTGATCAAGCTGCTCGGCATCGCCGAGCAGGTCGACGGGACGATCGGGGCGCGCGTGTACCCGGCCCTCATCCCCGCGACCCACCCGCTCGCGAGCGTGCGGGAGTCCTTCAACGCCGTGTTCGTGGAGGCCGAGGCCGTCGGCGACCTCATGTTCTACGGTCGCGGCGCCGGTTCGCTGCCCACCGCCAGCGCGGTCGTCGGCGACATCGTCACCGTCGCCCGGGCGCTGCTGTCGGGCGAACGGCCCGGCGCCGGCGGGGTGATGGCCGACAAGCCGCTGCGGCCGTTCGACGAGAACACGGTGCAGTTCTCCATCCTGCTCGACGTGCTCGACCAGTCGGGCGTGCTCGCGGCCGTCGCGGCGACGTTCGGCGAGCACGACGTGTCGATCAAGAGCGTGTGGCAGGAGGGCGCAGGCGACACCGCGCAGCTGCTGCTGATCACCCATGCGGCCACGGAGCGCGACGTACAGGCCACCCTCCACGGGCTCCGCGAGCTGCCCATGGTGCGCGCGGTCGCCAGCGTCATCCGGGTCGAGGGCGGCGAGGTTTGAGCGCGACGGTGAACCCGCACGGCCGCGACCGGCAGTGGCGCGGCGTGATCGAGGAGTACCGCGACCGGCTGCCGTTCGGTGACGGCGACGTCGTGACCCTCCGCGAGGGTGGGACGCCGCTGATCGCGTCCGCGGACCTGTCCGAGGCCACCGGCTGCGCGGTGTGGTTGAAGTTCGAGGGCACCAACCCGACCGGGTCGTTCAAGGACCGTGGGATGACGGTGGCGATCTCGGCGGCCCGTGCGGCCGGGGCGCAGGCCGTCATCTGCGCGTCCACGGGCAACACCTCGGCCTCCGCGGCCGCCTACGCCGCCAAGGCCGGGCTGGTGTGCGGGGTGCTCGTGCCGAAGGGCAAGATCGCTCTCGGCAAGCTCGCCCAGGCCCTCGTCCACGGCGCGCAGGTCATCCAGCTCGATGGCAACTTCGACGCCGCGCTCAACATCTGCCGCGCGCTGCACGAGAAGTACCCCGTCGAGCTCGTCAACTCCGTCAACCCCCTGCGCATCGAGGGGCAGAAGACCGGCGCGTTCGAAGTCTGCGACTTTCTGGGACGCGCGCCCGACGTCCACGTCATGCCGGTCGGCAACGCCGGCAACATCACGGCCTACTGGCGCGGTTACCGGGAGTATCAGGCGGACGGGCTGATCGAGGCGCTGCCGGTCATGCGCGGCTACCAGGCCGCCGGCTCTGCCCCCATCGTGCGAGGCGCGGTCGTCGAGCAGCCGTCGACGATCGCGACCGCGATCCGCATCGGCAACCCGGCCTCGTGGTCGCAGGCGCTCGCGGCCGCCGACGAGTCCGGCGGGTCCATCCAGGCGGTCACCGACCGGGAGATCCTGCGGGCCTACCGACGGGTCGCCCGGGAGGGGGTCTTCTGCGAGATGGCGTCGGCCGCCAGCATCGCCGGCCTGCTGCAGCTGCACGAGGCGGGCGGCCTCGTCGCCGGCCAGACGGTCGTCTGCGTGCTCACCGGCCACGGCCTGAAGGAGCCCGACTGGGCGATCTCCGGTGCAGCGGTGCCACCGGTGATCGCGCCCGACGTCGAGGCCGCGGCCGAGCTGCTGGGGCTCGACACGTGACCGCGGGCCACGGACCCGCCGCGACGCCTGCCCCGGTCGGGGTCTCCGTTCCGGCCACCAGCGCCAACCTCGGGCCGGGGTTCGACGCGCTGGCTGTCGCCTTCGACGTGCACCTGTCGGTCTGGACGACCACGCTGGGGGACGAGCGGGTCCTGCTGGAGGGCTGCGGTGCCGACGAGCTGCCCACCGGCGACGACAACCTGGTGTGGCGGTCCTTCGCGGCGTACTGCGACTGGGTGGGATCAGCGGCCCCCGACGTGAGCTTGCGGGCGTCCAGCGCCATCCCGCTGGAGCGCGGCATGGGATCCTCCGCCGCCGCCGCCGTCGCCGGTGTGGCCCTCGCGCGCGAGTGTCTCCGCGGGGGTGGCAGCGACGCGGACCTCATCCACCTGGTGACCACCTTCGAGGGTCATCCCGACAACGCGGCGGCGGCGCTGCTCGGCGGCCTCGTGGTGTGCGCAGGCGACCGCTTCGTCCGCCTGCAGCCGGCCGAGTCCCTCCGGCCGGTCCTCTGCATCCCCGAGGCGCGCCTTGCTACCACGGCCGCCCGCACGCTCCTGCCCGACACGGTGCCCCACGCCGACGCGGCGGCGAATGGCGCCCGCACCGCGGTCGTGCTCGCCGGGTTGACCGGCGCCGCCGCCTGGGAGCCGGCAGCCATGACCGACGTCCTGCACGAGCCGGCGCGGTTCACCGCCATGCCGGAAAGCGGCCGGCTGGTGGGGGCCCTGCGGACCGCGGGCCTCGGTGCGTGTCTGTCCGGTGCCGGCCCGAGCGTCCTGGCCGTCGTGGCCGCCGGTGACGAGGCCGCGGTCGCGCTCATCCGGTCGACAGCCGGGGACGGCTGGGCCGTGACGCCCGCCCGGTGGGACCGCGCGGGCGCGGTTGTCCGTGGGCCCGTGGTGGTCGGTGAGGTCGGCCGCGTCGGATAGGGTTGAGTGCAGTCGGAGCGCACCGCAGCGAGCAGCAGCCAGCGACGACGGGATGCCCCCCAACCATGGTCACCATCGCCCACTTCTCGGACCCGCACGTGGGGTCCCCGCACTTCGTGCCCAACCTCCTCAACCGGGTGCTCGTCGAGATCGACGAGCTCGACCCGGATGCCGTCCTGTGCACCGGGGACATCACCGACAACGGGCTGGCGGGCGAGTACAAGGCGGCCGACGGCTACCTCAGCCAGATCCGCCAACCGCTGATGATGCTCCCGGGCAACCACGACAGCCGCAACGTGGGCTACGTGCATTTCGAGCGCATCTGGGGACGCCGCTACTGGATCCGCGACGTCGGACCGGTGCGGATCGTCGGCGTGGACTCCTCGGAGCCGGACCTGAACGAGGGCAAGCTCGGCCGCGAGCACTACGACTGGCTGCGCCAGGCCTTCGACTGCAAGGCCGAGCTGAAGATCTTCGCGGTGCACCACCACCTCATCCCCCTGCCCGGCACCGGCCGGGAGCGCAGCACCGTGCAGGACGCCGGTGACGTGCTGGAGCTGCTGCTCGGTGCGGGGGTGCACCTGGTGCTGAACGGCCACAAGCACGTGCCGCACGTGTGGCGCCTGGAGCACCTCTACCTCGCCAACGCCGGCACCTGCTCGAGCCTGAAGCTGCGCGGGAACGGCCGGCCCTCCTACGCCGTCGTCGAGTACGAGCAGGGGCAGGTGCGCATCCACCGCCGTCTCCCGTACGGCGAGCGCAGGCTGATCGCCCACTGGAACGCGCGCACCGGCGAGCAGTACCACCGCGAGTTCGAGCCGCTTTTCGCGGCACCGCTGATCCCGGACGACGACGAGGTTGCGCCGGTCGCCGCAGAGCCGAGCTGAGCGTCGTGGCGTCGTGAGTGGCTAGTCCCGACCGCAGGGCTGTCGTGCTGGTCGACGGCGAGCACTACCCGCCCGTGGTCCGCGCCGCCGTCGCCGACCTGGCGACCAGAGGCATCCGGGCCGTCGCCGCGCTGCTGCTCGGCGGCACGGAGAAGGTGGCCGGTCACGGTGCGGTGGTCGACGTCGGCGTGCCCGCCGAGTGGGTCGAACGCCCGGGCGACCGGCTTGCGGCGGCGATCGCCCTTCGGCGCGTGCTCGACCGTGAGCGCCCGGACCTGGTCGTCGACCTCTCCGACGAGCCCGTGCTCGACGCCCGCAGTCGCATGCATCTGGTCAGCCACGCCCTGGCCGCCGGGGTGCCGGTCGAGGGGCCGGATTTCCGGTTCACCCCCCCGCCGCGCCCGCGTGTCGCCGTGCGGCCGACCGTGGCGGTCATCGGGACGGGCAAACGGACCGGCAAGACGGCGGTGTGCGGCGAGATCGTGCGGACGTTCGTCACCGAGGGGCGCACGCCGGTGGTGGTCGCGATGGGACGCGGCGGCCCGCCCGACCCCCTGGTGATCCCCGCGGGCGGTGACGTCAGTCCGGCGCACCTGCTGTCCATCGCCGACCAGGGTGCCCACGCCGCCAGTGACTTCTACGAGGATGCCGCCACCACAGGGGCTGCGACCGTCGGGGCGCGGCGCTGTGGCGGGGGACTCGCCGGAGCGGTCGGCTACTCCAACGTCGCCGAGGCCATCCGGGCGGCCGAGCAGATGCCCGGCGACATGACGGTGCTCGAGGGCAGCGGCGCTGCCGTGCCGCCGGCGCACGCCGACGCGACCGTCCTGGTCGTCCCCGCCGACGCCGATCCCGAGCTGCTCGGGGGCTATCTGGGCACGTACCGCCTGTTGCTGGCCGACCTGGTAGTGGTTACAATGTCCGAACCGCCGAGGGCCTCTCCGGACCGTATGGAGGCCGTTCTCGCGGTCCTCCGCAGCACTTCGCGACAGACGCCAATCGTGCGCACAGTCCTCCGTCCTGTACCGCTTGGTCCGGTGACCGGCGCCCGCGTGTTCTTCGCGACGACTGCACCTGATGACGTGAGCACGTCGCTGGCACTTGACCTGCAGGACCGTTTCGGCTGCGAGGTGGTCGCAACCAGCAGCCATCTCGCCGACCGGCAAGCCCTGCGCGCTGATCTGCAGGCGCACGCGTTCGATGTCCTGCTGGTCGAGTTGAAGGCCGCTGCGGTGGACGTCGCGGTTCGTGTCGCTACTGCCAGGGGAGCGCGCGTGGTGTTCTGCGACAACCGGCCGGTCGCCGTCGGCGAGGAGGGTGAGGGCAGGCTCGAAGACGCAATCCGCAAGCTTGGCCGACTGGCCGACGAGCGTTTCGCCGGCTGACGACAGTCTCGAACGGGGCACGCCGAGTAGTGATGGACATCCAGGAGCGGGCAGGGCGAAGGCCACCGGGCCCCAGCCGTCACGTGACCATCCGTGACGGGAAGGCCGGCCTGCCGTACTCCAAGGGGCTCATGGCCACCTCGGTGATGGCGGCAGGACTGCCGCCGCACCGCGCCTTCGCTGTCGCCGAGACCATCGAGCAGCGCCTGCACGCCGAGTCCCGCACCGACATCTCCACCGCCGAGCTGCGGGACCTGGCCGCCGGCGTCCTTGAAGAGGAGGTCGGTCCCCGGTACGCCGAGAACTACCGGCTGTGGCAGCGCGCCCAGGACCGGCCGGTCCCGCTGATCGTGCTGATCGGGGGTACGACCGGTGTGGGCAAGTCCACGGTCGCGACCACCGTCGCCGGCCGCCTCGGCATCGTGCGCATCGTCTCCACCGACGCGATCCGGGAGGTCATGCGCGGCATCTTCACCCGGCAGATGATGCCGAGCCTGCACTCGTCGTCGTTCGACGTGAGCAGCACGCTGCCCGACCTGCCCGGCGGGGTCGATCCGGTCATCGCCGGGTTCCGCCAGCAGGTACAGGCCGTGTCGGTGGGCGTCAGCCAGGTGATCCGCCGGGCCGTGCTCGAAGGCACCGACCTCGTCGTCGAGGGCGCGCACCTGGTGCCCGGGGCCCTGCAGCTGCCGGGAACCGACGAGGCGGTCATCGCCCCCATGGTGATCACCGTCGACGACGAGCAGATCCACCGCAGCCACTTCGTCGCCCGGGCGCAGGACGCGCGGGGCAGGGGGCGTGCCGGGCCGAGGGCTGACCCACCCCAGGGCGCTACCGAGAACCGGTACCTGCAGCGCCTCGACTCGATCCGGACCGTCCAGGACTACGTGCGCGCGCTCGCGCTCGAGCACGGCGTGCCCGTCGTGCCGAGCTACAGCCTGGACGCCACGGTGTCCCGGGTGATGGAGCTCGTCGTCTCCGCGACGACGGACTTCCCGAGCCGCCGGACGTCCGATGAGCCGGGCGACAGTGACGGGCCGGCGGCGCAGCGACCGACTGTGAACGCACCATCCCCAGGCACGAACCCCCAGGCACGATAGGAGCACGCCGATGGACCCGAGCGTCCTCGCCACGAAGCCGCTCACCGAGCTGAAGAGCATCGCCGCGCAACTCGACATGCGTGGCTACCAGCGGCTCAAGAAGGCCGATCTTGTCGACGCCATCATCCGCGCGGCCAACGGTCAGCAGGCCCCCGGAGGCGAGGGCGGCAACGGCGCCCGCCCCGCCCCGGCTGCCGACGGCCGCGAGGCCGGCGGGGCCGACAACGGTGATGAGGTCCGGACCCGGGTGCGCACCCGCACCCGGGAGCGTGACGGTGCCGACGAGCCGGGGCCCGACGGGGATGGCAGCGGTGACCGCGGTGGCCGTGGCGACGACCCACCTGACGCCGAGCAGCGGGACCGGGAGGCGCGGCAGGACCGCACCGAGCAGCGAGACGACGACGACCAGGGGGACGGCGACGGCCAGAGCCGTCGGCGGCGCAGTCGTCGTGAACGACGTCGTGGCAAGAGCGGTCCGACCGGCGGCCAGGCGCCCGCCCAGCAGCCGCAGCAGAAGGGCCGGTCGGACCCTGAGCAGGCCGGGGGCGAGGTCGGCGAGGTGCGCACCGGCGTGCTCGACATCCTGCCGGAGGGCTACGGGTTCCTGCGCACCACCGGCTACCTGGCCGGCGACAGCGACGTCTACGTCTCCCAGAGCCAGGTGCGCCGTCACGGCCTGCGCCGTGGTGACGTCGTCGAGGGGCCGATCCGCCAGCAGAAGGCCAGCGACAAGGTGCCGGGCCTGCACCATGTGCAGTCGGTCAACGGCACGACGCCCGACGACCACGGCAACTTCCCGTCCCGTCCCGAGTTCAAGGACATGACGCCGCTGTTCCCCGACGAGCGGCTGCGCCTGGAGACCCCCGACGGGCCGATCTCCATGCGGATCGTCGACCTCATGAGCCCCATCGGCAAGGGCCAGCGCGGCCTCGTGGTCTCCCCGCCCAAGGCCGGTAAGACCACCATCCTGAAGGAGCTCGGGCAGGCGATTGCCCAGAACGACCCGGACTGCCACGTCATGGTGGTGCTGGTCGACGAGCGCCCGGAGGAGGTCACCGACATGCAGCGGTCGGTGCCGGGGGAGATCATCGCCTCCACGTTCGACCGTCCTGCCGACGACCACACCGCGATCGCCGAGCTGGCCATCGAGCGGGCCAAGCGGCTCGTCGAGGTGGGCGGCGACGTGGTGATCCTCCTCGACTCGATCACCCGTCTGTCTCGCGCGTACAACCTGGCGGCACCGGCGTCGGGGCGCATCATGTCCGGCGGCGTGGACTCCACGGCGCTGTACCCGCCGAAGCGCTTCTTCGGCGCTGCCCGCAACATCGAGGGTGGTGGGTCCCTCACGATCATCGCGACGGCGCTGATCGAGACCGGCTCCAAGATGGACGAGGTGATCTTCGAGGAGTTCAAGGGCACCGGCAACATGGAGCTGCGCCTCGACCGGCGTCTCGAGCAGAAGCGCATCTTCCCGGCGATCGACATCGAGGCGAGCGGCACCCGCAAGGAGGAGCTGCTGATCGACAAGGAGGAGCTGATGATCACCTGGAAGCTCCGCCGCGTCCTGCACGCCCTCGACGGCCCCGCGGCGCTGGAGCTGCTCATCGACAAGATCAAGTCGACGCGCAGCAACAACCAGTTCCTGGTCCAGATCCAGAAGTCCAACCTCCACCAGTGATCCGCGGCCGGGGCCTGCCAGGCCCACGGCATCGCCACCACCCGCTGGTACCATCGCGCTTCAGCCTCGTTCTCTTTTCCAGGAGCACCTCCCCATGAAGTCCGACATCCACCCCGAGTACGTCGAGAGCACCGTGCGGTGCTCCTGCGGCGTCCAGTTCGTGACGCGGGCGACGGCGCCCGAGATCCGTGTCGAGCTGTGCAGCGAATGCCATCCCTTCTACACCGGCAAGCAGAAGCTGGTGGACACCGGCGGGCGGGTGGAGCGCTACCGCAAGCGCTTCGAGAAGTCCCAGGCCAAGCAGGCCGAGGCCGCCGACAAGGCCGAGGCCGCCGGCAAGAAGGCCTGACGTCGGCGTGGGGAAGCAGGCGCCCGAGAAGGCCGACGAGCACAGCCCGCACTTCTACGGTGGCCAGGCGGTCATCGAGGGTGTGATGATGCGCGGTCAGCACACCTGGGCCGTCGCGGTGCGCCGCCCGGACGGGGCGATCTACGTGGAGCGCCACCCGGTCAGCGACTTCCCCCAGCGCCACCCCCTGTTCCGCAAGCCGATGTTCCGCGGGATGTACGGGCTGGTCGATGCCCTCTCGATCGGGACGCGTGCGCTGACCATCTCCGCCAACGAGTCGGTCGACGAGGACGAGCAGCTGTCGGGCAAGGAGATGGGCGGCAGCCTCATCATGGCCCTGCTGCTGTTCATCGGCGTGTTCATCGTCCTGCCCAACGCCGGGCTGTCCGCGCTGCGGGACGTGTTCGGCAGCGAGTGGGTGTACCACGTCGTCGAGAGCGTGGTGCGGGTCATGCTCTTCCTCGGCTACCTCTGGGCCATCTCGCTCGTGTCGGACATCAAGCGGGTGTTCGCCTACCACGGCGCCGAGCACAAGACCATCGCCGCCTGGGAGCACGACGAGGTGCTCGAACCCCGCGCCGTCGACCGGTACTCCACGCTGCACGTGCGCTGCGGCACCAACTTCCTGCTCATGCTCATGCTGCTCGCCACCGTCGTGTACAGCCTCGCCGGGGTCCTCGTGCCGCCCGCTGACGACATCGGATGGCTCGGCTACGCCGGATACCAGATCGCCCTGCGCGTGGTGCTGCTGCCCGTGGTGGCCGGTCTCGCCTACGAGGGACTGCGGCTCGGGGCGGGCAAGGACAACCTCGTGGTTCGCGCCATGATGAAGCCCGGGTTGTGGCTCCAGAAGATCACCACCAAGCCACCCGAGGACGACATGATCGAGGTGGCCATCCGCGCCTTCGAGGCCGTCGTCCCCAGCGCGGACCTCGGCGGTCGGATCTCCCCCGCCTTGACCGCCCCCCTGGTCTGGGGCCCCGACGAGGTCGACGCGGACGCGGCCGGGTGGTCCCCGAGGGCCACCGGTGCGCCGGTCGCCCCCGAGGAGCCGACCTCCGGCGGGTAGCTGGTCGCGTGTGAGCTGCCCCGCCGCCCCGCGAACCGCTGGAGGTGCCACGTGACCGCGACGACCGACCTGGACCACCGCCTCGACGAGATCGAGCGTACCTACCATGAGCTCACCGAGGCCCTCGGCGACCCCGAGGTGCTGGCCGACTCCTCCCGCTACACCCGCACGGCCAAGCGCCACGCCGAGCTGGCCGAGGTCGTCGAGGTGTACAACGGCTACCGCAGGGCACGCGACGACGCCGCCGCCGCCCGGGAGCTCGCCCGTGACTCGGGCGCCGAAGACCGTGAGCTGTTTCGCGCCGAGGCCGAGGAGAGCGAGGCCCGGGCGGAGGAGTTCGCCGATCGCCTGCGCTTGCTGCTCGTGCCCCGCGACCCCCTGGACGACAAGAACGTCATCGTCGAGATCCGCGCGGGTGCCGGCGGCGACGAGGCCGGGCTCTTCGCCGGCGAGCTCTACCGCATGTACTCCCGCTACGCCGACCGCCGTGGCTGGAAGGTCGAGGAGCTGTCGACCTCCCCCCAGGGTGTGGGCGGGTTGAAGGAGGCGACCTTCGAGGTCCGCGGCGACAGCGTCTACTCCCGCCTCAAGCACGAGTCGGGCGTGCACCGGGTGCAGCGGATCCCGGTGACGGAGTCGGGCGGGCGCATCCACACCTCGACGGCGTCGGTGGCCGTGATGCCCGAGGCCGAGGAGGTCGACGTGACCGTGGACCCGAACGACCTGACCGTGGACGTGTTCCGCTCCTCGGGCCCCGGGGGGCAGTCCGTCAACACGACCGACTCGGCGGTGCGCATCACGCACCGCCCCACCGGCCTGGTCGTGTCGATGCAGGACCAGAAGTCTCAGCTCCAGAACAAGGAGAAGGCCCTGCGGGTCCTGCGGTCCCGTCTGCTGCAGGCGGAGCAGGAGCGGGCCGCCCGGGAGCGTGCCGATGTGCGGTCGGCGCAGATCGGGACGGGCGACCGCTCGGAGAAGATCCGCACCTACAACTTCGCGCGCAGCCAGGTGACCGACCACCGGATCGGCCTGACGGTGAACAACCTCGACGACGTGCTCGAGGGCGACATCAGCGTCATCGTCGAGGCGCTTGCCGAGGAGGAGCAGCGTCGCCGTCTCGCCACGCTCTCCGACGGGTCGTGATCGTCGCTGCTGAAGGCGGGGGCCGCATCACCTTCCGGCTTGCAGGTCGCTTCGCTCCAGGTCGCCTCCAGGTGATGCGGCCCCGCCTAGGCCACACTGTGGCACCGTCGTGAGCGTGGCGCTGCGGCCCCGCCTTGATCTGTGCATGTCCCGGTCGTGAGCGTGGCGCTGCGGGTCGTGCTCGGGGAGTTGGAGACCCTGCTGGCCTCGGCGGGGGTGGTGACACCCGAGGTCGATGCGCAGCTGCTCGTGCGCAGCGTCACCGGACTCAGCCGGGCGGAGCTCCTCACGGCCGCCAACCTCGAGCTGGGGGCTGAGCAGGTGGGGGTTTTGCGGGGGATGGGGGAGAGGCGGGCCGAGCGGGAGCCCTTGCAGCTGATCCTCGGGTCGGTGGGGTTCCGGTACCTGGAGGTGGTGGTGCGTCCCGGGGTGTTCGTGCCCCGGCCGGAGACCGAGGTGCTGGCCGGGGAGGCGGTCGCGCGGGTGCCCGTGGGCGGGGTCGTGGTCGAGCCGTGCACCGGGACCGGTGCCATCGCCTGCGCGGTCGCGTCCGAGGCGCACCCGGGTACGGTCGTGGCCACGGATCTGTCGCGGGCTGCCGCGGACCTGGCCCGGTACAACGCCACCCGGTGTGGGGTGGGCGTCACGGTGCTGCGGGGGGACCTGCTGGCGCCGGTCGACCCGGGGCTGCGCGGGCGGGTCGACGTGCTCGTCTCGAACCCGCCCTACGTGGCCGAGTCCGAGCTCGCAGGCCTGGAGCCGGAGGTCGTCGAGTGGGACCCGCGGTCGGCGCTGGTCGCCGGTCCCAGCGGTCACGAGGTGAGCGACCGGTTGATCGCCGCCGCGGGGGAGTGGCTCACGCCGGGGGGCTGGTTGCTGCTGGAGGTCGACGAGCGCCGGGCAGCGGCCACTGCGGCCCGCGCGGCCGCAGCTGGGTTGACGGAGTCGGGCACCGTGGCGGACCTGGCCGGACGCGACCGCGTGGTCGTCGCCCGCCGCCCGCGCCCTCACGTGGGGAAGCGGTAGCGCCCCCATCACGCTCGAGCTGACGGCCGGCGACACGCTGGCGGGCGGGGTGGACGCAGCCGCAACCACAAGGACCTTGCCCAGTGGATGTTGGTCCCCTATAGTGGCAAGCGCCTTGAGCGGTGGGACGCAATCAGGGCGCGATACATCTGCAGCCGGGTGGTCGCCGCCACCCGGATCGCGGGCGGAGCGGGGCCACTTCCTGCTTCGTGACACGTCACCGAAGCGGGAGGCTCACCATGCCAGTGCATGCTCCACATCGTGCTCCAACGATCACCGTCCACCAGGCTGTCGTCATGCTGGTGACCCTCGGGCTCGCCCTCGGCCTCGTCGGGGTGGCGCCGGCCAGGGCCCAGGAACCGACCCCCGGCGCCTGCAGCAACCTCGGGGAGCCCCTCGAGGCGCAGAACACCGGCCTGACCAACATGGGTTTC
The sequence above is a segment of the Egibacteraceae bacterium genome. Coding sequences within it:
- the prmC gene encoding peptide chain release factor N(5)-glutamine methyltransferase, coding for MSVALRVVLGELETLLASAGVVTPEVDAQLLVRSVTGLSRAELLTAANLELGAEQVGVLRGMGERRAEREPLQLILGSVGFRYLEVVVRPGVFVPRPETEVLAGEAVARVPVGGVVVEPCTGTGAIACAVASEAHPGTVVATDLSRAAADLARYNATRCGVGVTVLRGDLLAPVDPGLRGRVDVLVSNPPYVAESELAGLEPEVVEWDPRSALVAGPSGHEVSDRLIAAAGEWLTPGGWLLLEVDERRAAATAARAAAAGLTESGTVADLAGRDRVVVARRPRPHVGKR